The Catenuloplanes niger genome includes a window with the following:
- a CDS encoding TRAFAC clade GTPase domain-containing protein codes for MTDPHCPYCYRPVPSSPMTFRCSGRPGPNGRRCETRIDSLLAAHTGDTEPRYPAFTVRSGRRNPVCPICGEVTFQRLCGSCHSQLPAQFGDARTHLIALVGAKESGKSVYMTVLLHELHHRVGKQFGLAVMGADEYTKNTFRAEYENFLYDDGRLIGATRPATAQGVSRPFVFSVALERRRWFGRPQLDRSLFSFFDTAGEDLRSAESVERNVRYLVAADGILLMLDPLQMRGARPLAETGTLLPQQPAPEDHPDSVLGRITELLQSALRTGRRGRIRKPIALVFSKMDALFGTLPEENVLLRDAPHDRPVFDEADSRAVDHEVRQLLDRWHSGGMIANLDKNFARYRFFSVSALGGSPVADDGAHRVSEYGVQPRRVPDPFLWLLSEFGTIPKTEP; via the coding sequence GTGACGGATCCACACTGCCCGTACTGCTACCGGCCGGTCCCGAGTTCGCCGATGACGTTCCGCTGCTCGGGCCGTCCCGGCCCCAACGGACGACGGTGCGAGACCCGCATCGACTCGCTGCTCGCCGCGCACACCGGTGACACCGAACCGCGGTACCCCGCGTTCACGGTCCGGTCGGGACGGCGCAATCCGGTCTGCCCGATCTGCGGCGAGGTGACCTTCCAGCGGCTCTGCGGCTCCTGCCACAGCCAACTGCCGGCCCAGTTCGGTGACGCGCGCACCCACCTGATCGCGCTGGTCGGGGCGAAGGAGAGCGGCAAGTCCGTCTACATGACCGTGCTGCTGCACGAGTTGCACCATCGGGTCGGCAAACAGTTCGGCCTCGCGGTGATGGGGGCGGACGAGTACACCAAGAACACCTTCCGTGCCGAGTACGAGAACTTTCTCTACGACGACGGCCGGCTGATCGGCGCGACCCGGCCAGCCACCGCTCAGGGCGTGAGCCGGCCGTTCGTCTTCAGCGTCGCGCTGGAACGACGACGGTGGTTCGGCCGGCCCCAGCTCGACCGCAGTCTCTTCTCGTTCTTCGACACGGCCGGCGAGGACCTGCGCTCCGCGGAGAGCGTGGAACGCAACGTGCGATACCTGGTCGCGGCGGACGGCATCCTGCTGATGCTCGACCCGCTGCAGATGCGCGGCGCCCGCCCGCTGGCCGAGACCGGCACGCTGTTGCCCCAGCAGCCGGCGCCGGAGGACCACCCGGACAGCGTGCTCGGCCGGATCACCGAGCTGCTCCAGAGCGCGCTGCGGACCGGCCGTCGCGGTCGGATCCGGAAACCGATCGCGCTGGTGTTCTCGAAGATGGACGCGCTGTTCGGCACGCTCCCGGAAGAGAATGTCCTGCTCCGGGACGCGCCGCACGACCGGCCGGTCTTCGACGAGGCCGACAGTCGCGCCGTCGATCACGAGGTCCGGCAACTGCTCGACCGATGGCACAGCGGCGGCATGATCGCGAATCTGGACAAGAACTTCGCGCGGTACCGCTTCTTCTCCGTGTCCGCGCTCGGCGGCAGCCCGGTCGCCGACGACGGTGCACACCGGGTGTCGGAGTACGGGGTGCAGCCCCGCCGGGTGCCGGACCCGTTCCTCTGGTTGCTCAGCGAGTTCGGCACGATCCCGAAGACCGAGCCGTAG
- a CDS encoding GTPase-associated protein 1-related protein, giving the protein MAFGQLYYTSCRTGLSGTAGFQFNAASPGIAPEVLRDVEALTTYRPPRDLTTMPVAEAVRRAPRNLCCRPGPVTVVANVVYTGADYSRRPGNYFAHALVTSSPDEDFAGRLPIELWDAPFWTHEPVDHPELPELDGLTGPRAAVRLADRADSTILPVLLTAADDAIRRQQRKVVLVAEDSGDVACMIAALSVLLPPGTARRMSFATYLDDPRYARVHVAGTVPDGATALGQSSHYVFDSVSGRTAELEPHPLALLLGRLPMGRAAGVWELSRQLGTGAEDSFDDWLPVTATAVLSLPDPPAAAAGAWEAVVPWLADNAARLDGTLVERVAGTVLDRLTAVDASDERIMTALGFLARAASRSSAPHLLERVECGTVDVLVARVRGPHPTPITTSAPIRTPRGHQHAEATLGAALPGLPAPAAVVLLRWASGSGVRLPADLLRATGHRVGPALLSSPGDEATRALLETSAPVRAGVVGYLDEVGFAELDRILAALATEAGELLAAELRDAGRELRQLAVAARVRAGRLDPAEAMALLGTDADPRVLERVLPADPWPPDLALRMTERFDTALIIDRLAVAVLTPPSVADLGRYADLCAALADAPLPPEANRRVTLVREVRAWPRAVMAVPPARRAVVRDDIRRWFDRLGPPEQDLAEALLYELSREERSPVRAELMIARRDIGRMYYAELARSLGPRDGDLHLAARALRTRRYLATLKPTPAIRDTAVALDRVLLDTAGHWNRRRQNELHKILVATADPEDAEFARQWFTQVPPGLLDRFRSRWPFGTGSSSDEAESRRRTF; this is encoded by the coding sequence ATGGCGTTCGGCCAGCTGTACTACACGTCGTGCCGGACCGGGCTGTCCGGCACGGCCGGGTTCCAGTTCAACGCGGCCAGCCCGGGCATCGCGCCGGAGGTGCTGCGCGACGTCGAGGCGCTGACCACGTACCGGCCGCCGCGGGATCTGACGACGATGCCGGTAGCGGAGGCGGTCCGCCGGGCGCCCCGTAACCTGTGCTGCCGGCCCGGTCCGGTCACCGTGGTCGCCAACGTGGTCTACACCGGGGCCGATTACTCCCGACGACCCGGAAACTACTTCGCGCACGCGCTGGTCACCAGCAGTCCGGACGAGGACTTCGCCGGCCGGTTGCCGATCGAGCTGTGGGACGCGCCGTTCTGGACGCACGAGCCGGTCGACCATCCCGAACTACCGGAACTCGACGGACTGACCGGGCCGCGCGCCGCGGTACGGCTGGCCGACCGGGCCGACAGCACGATCCTGCCCGTCCTGCTCACCGCCGCCGACGACGCGATCCGGCGGCAGCAGCGCAAGGTCGTCCTCGTGGCCGAGGATTCCGGCGACGTGGCATGCATGATCGCCGCGCTCAGCGTGCTCCTTCCGCCGGGGACCGCGCGGCGCATGTCGTTCGCCACCTACCTCGACGATCCCCGGTACGCGCGGGTGCACGTCGCCGGCACGGTGCCGGACGGCGCGACGGCGCTCGGACAGTCCAGCCACTACGTGTTCGACTCCGTCTCCGGCCGCACCGCGGAACTGGAACCCCACCCGCTCGCGCTGCTGCTCGGCCGGCTGCCGATGGGCCGGGCGGCGGGCGTGTGGGAGCTGAGCCGGCAGCTGGGCACCGGTGCCGAGGACTCGTTCGACGACTGGCTTCCGGTGACCGCGACCGCCGTGCTGTCCCTTCCGGATCCGCCCGCCGCCGCGGCCGGAGCGTGGGAGGCGGTGGTGCCCTGGCTGGCCGACAACGCGGCGCGGCTCGACGGCACGCTGGTGGAACGCGTCGCCGGCACCGTCCTGGACCGGTTGACGGCCGTGGACGCCTCCGACGAACGGATCATGACGGCGCTCGGCTTCCTGGCCCGGGCCGCGAGCCGGAGCAGCGCACCGCACCTGCTCGAACGGGTCGAGTGCGGCACGGTCGACGTGCTGGTGGCGCGCGTACGCGGGCCGCACCCGACGCCGATCACGACATCCGCGCCGATCCGTACCCCGCGAGGTCATCAGCACGCCGAGGCGACGTTGGGCGCGGCGCTGCCGGGCCTGCCGGCGCCCGCCGCGGTCGTACTCCTGCGCTGGGCGTCCGGCAGCGGTGTCCGGTTGCCGGCCGACCTGCTCCGCGCCACCGGGCACCGCGTCGGGCCGGCTCTGCTCAGCTCGCCCGGCGACGAGGCGACGCGGGCGTTACTCGAGACGTCCGCGCCGGTCCGGGCCGGCGTCGTCGGCTACCTGGACGAGGTCGGATTCGCCGAGCTCGACCGGATCCTGGCGGCGCTGGCCACGGAGGCAGGCGAACTGCTGGCGGCGGAGCTTCGCGACGCCGGACGTGAACTGCGGCAGCTGGCCGTCGCCGCACGGGTACGGGCCGGGCGGCTCGACCCGGCCGAGGCCATGGCGCTGCTCGGCACCGACGCGGACCCACGGGTGCTGGAGCGGGTGCTGCCCGCCGACCCGTGGCCGCCCGATCTCGCCCTGCGCATGACCGAGCGCTTCGACACCGCGCTGATCATCGACCGGCTGGCGGTCGCGGTCCTCACCCCACCCTCCGTGGCGGATCTCGGCCGGTACGCCGACCTGTGCGCGGCGCTGGCCGACGCCCCGCTGCCGCCGGAGGCGAACCGGCGCGTCACCCTGGTCCGCGAGGTACGCGCCTGGCCCCGCGCCGTCATGGCCGTCCCACCGGCTCGCCGGGCCGTGGTCCGGGACGACATCCGACGCTGGTTCGACCGGCTCGGTCCGCCGGAGCAGGATCTCGCGGAGGCGCTGCTGTACGAACTCTCCCGGGAGGAACGATCCCCTGTGCGCGCCGAGCTGATGATCGCTCGCCGGGACATCGGCCGGATGTACTACGCGGAGCTCGCCCGATCGCTCGGTCCACGCGACGGCGACCTGCACCTGGCCGCCCGCGCGCTGCGGACCCGCCGGTATCTGGCGACGCTCAAGCCGACACCGGCGATCCGGGACACGGCCGTCGCCCTCGACCGGGTGCTGCTGGACACGGCCGGCCACTGGAACCGCCGCCGTCAGAACGAACTGCACAAGATCCTGGTCGCCACCGCCGACCCGGAGGACGCGGAGTTCGCCCGGCAGTGGTTCACACAGGTCCCGCCCGGTCTGCTGGACCGGTTCCGATCCCGGTGGCCGTTCGGCACCGGGTCCTCCTCCGATGAGGCCGAGTCGCGAAGGCGGACTTTCTGA
- a CDS encoding TRAFAC clade GTPase domain-containing protein yields MYIPVTPRGPDWQRIGTSFAAVPFVLIGCTLFEAVVAIRAYAIGMAAGLGIGRTAEPLAPRLSTEQPAYVQYLFGPVWRDVLHTIKIATQRQAKAAEAEQKRIRRKHFPGQDDELVDSRNRIVGFTMLVSIVTGFLLAAVLLSVVLAIQALVIGILWAVGIVVIYSLRLIDSALLIVRGIRITCTHCYHRVPYPGYYCDGCGNQHRDIRPGRYGMLHRTCKCGHRMPTLLMLGSYRMRAFCPHCGQDLPSHVGRSAEIVVPVLGASGAGKTQFLAAVSIALDEKFSRTDGSMRPADAHSEAWYRQVGDIRARGTTVTKTPPGPQRGVSLWLERGRRSARVVLFDAAGELFGRGDGIRDLLYLRAKPAYVFIVDPLSVPTLWASLSAGDRARLEPVRAAESPETVFEHTIDALHEMRVRTRNTRMAVVVSKADLIAPQLTAAQVGDSDSIRTWLDGPLEQGNLVRSIDLNSASARFFLVDARLAGHPSAGVNTFVDWLLDGWEVRP; encoded by the coding sequence ATGTACATCCCGGTGACGCCGCGTGGCCCGGACTGGCAGCGGATCGGTACGTCGTTCGCCGCGGTCCCCTTCGTCCTGATCGGGTGCACGCTGTTCGAGGCGGTGGTGGCGATCCGGGCCTACGCGATCGGCATGGCCGCCGGGCTCGGCATCGGCCGCACCGCGGAGCCACTGGCGCCCCGCCTGTCGACCGAACAGCCGGCCTACGTGCAGTACCTGTTCGGTCCGGTGTGGCGCGACGTCCTGCACACCATCAAGATCGCGACACAGCGGCAGGCCAAGGCGGCCGAGGCCGAACAGAAGCGAATCCGGCGGAAGCACTTCCCCGGCCAGGACGACGAACTGGTGGACAGTCGCAACCGCATCGTCGGCTTCACGATGCTCGTCAGCATCGTCACCGGTTTCCTGCTCGCCGCCGTGCTCCTGTCCGTCGTGCTCGCGATCCAGGCGCTGGTGATCGGCATCCTGTGGGCGGTCGGGATCGTCGTGATCTACTCACTCCGGCTCATCGACTCCGCGCTGCTGATCGTTCGCGGGATCCGGATCACCTGCACCCACTGCTACCACCGGGTGCCCTATCCGGGCTATTACTGCGACGGGTGCGGCAACCAGCACCGGGACATCCGCCCCGGCCGGTACGGCATGCTGCACCGTACCTGCAAGTGCGGGCACCGCATGCCGACGCTGCTCATGCTGGGCAGCTACCGGATGCGGGCGTTCTGCCCCCACTGCGGGCAGGACCTCCCGTCCCATGTGGGTCGGAGCGCGGAGATAGTGGTGCCGGTCCTCGGCGCGTCCGGGGCGGGCAAGACGCAGTTCCTGGCCGCGGTGTCGATCGCGCTCGACGAGAAGTTCTCCCGCACCGACGGCTCGATGAGGCCGGCGGACGCGCACAGCGAGGCCTGGTACCGGCAGGTGGGAGACATCAGAGCCCGCGGCACGACCGTCACCAAGACGCCGCCCGGGCCGCAACGTGGCGTGTCGCTGTGGTTGGAACGGGGACGCCGGTCGGCCCGGGTCGTGCTGTTCGACGCGGCCGGTGAGCTGTTCGGGCGCGGTGACGGCATCCGTGACCTGCTGTACCTGCGGGCGAAGCCGGCGTACGTGTTCATCGTCGATCCGCTGTCGGTGCCGACACTGTGGGCCTCGCTCAGCGCCGGTGACCGCGCCCGGCTGGAACCGGTCCGCGCGGCCGAGTCACCGGAGACCGTGTTCGAGCACACGATCGACGCGCTGCACGAGATGCGGGTCCGCACCAGGAACACCCGGATGGCGGTGGTGGTGAGCAAGGCGGACCTGATCGCGCCGCAGCTCACCGCCGCCCAGGTGGGCGACTCCGATTCGATCCGCACCTGGCTGGACGGCCCGCTGGAGCAGGGCAACCTGGTGCGGTCGATCGATCTCAACTCCGCGTCGGCCCGATTCTTCCTGGTCGACGCGCGCCTGGCCGGGCATCCCTCAGCGGGGGTGAACACGTTCGTCGACTGGCTCCTCGACGGTTGGGAGGTGCGTCCATGA
- a CDS encoding cholesterol oxidase substrate-binding domain-containing protein, whose protein sequence is MGMSRRTLLSGSAAAGLLWTPLGRLGDPGPAPPGFPAAIPHERRTYLNWSGETVADDVWTASPRTPADVVALANWAHGQGWRLRPHGFRHGWSPLTIAPGDDADVVLLDMTAHLTGMSMAAADEVRVQAGASMDALLAYLEQQGRGLAHCPAPGDLSVGGVLAIGGHGTAIPATGETRAPGTTYGSLSNLVTSVTSVVRDGSSYALRTVPRSAPDAAALLTDLGVICLVEVTMRVGVNTNLRCVSRVDIPADDLFAAPGGTGPNTVESFLAAAGRIEVIWFAFTTHPWLKVWSVAPEQPLGSRPALTPYNYPFSDNIPRPVAEIAGAILSGQYYLAPVLGQLQYTTSAAGLTASLALDLWGPSKNLLLYIKPTTLRVHANGYAVLTRRADVQWVLHAFATEYERLLHAYAAEGRYPVNGAVEIRVTGLDDPADAEVPGAEPPLLSAVTPAPSHPEFDTAVWLDVLTLPGTAHANAFLADLEAFCYATFTGEKALTRVEWSKGWAYTAAAPWTNQTLLDRTIPASFGPSWQRAATELHALDPHGVFRNGFTGGLL, encoded by the coding sequence ATGGGCATGTCGAGACGCACGCTGCTGTCCGGGTCGGCCGCCGCCGGTCTGCTGTGGACCCCGCTGGGCCGGCTGGGCGATCCGGGCCCCGCGCCGCCCGGCTTCCCGGCCGCGATCCCGCACGAGCGCCGTACCTATCTGAACTGGTCCGGGGAAACCGTCGCGGACGACGTGTGGACCGCGTCACCGCGCACCCCCGCGGACGTCGTCGCGCTCGCGAACTGGGCGCACGGCCAGGGCTGGCGGCTGCGGCCGCACGGCTTCCGGCACGGCTGGTCGCCGCTCACGATCGCCCCCGGCGACGACGCCGACGTGGTGCTGCTGGACATGACCGCGCACCTCACCGGCATGTCGATGGCCGCGGCCGACGAGGTGCGGGTGCAGGCCGGCGCGTCGATGGACGCGCTGCTGGCGTACCTGGAGCAGCAGGGCCGCGGCCTGGCGCACTGCCCCGCACCGGGTGACCTGTCGGTCGGTGGCGTGCTGGCCATCGGCGGCCACGGCACCGCGATCCCGGCCACCGGCGAGACCCGCGCCCCCGGCACCACCTACGGTTCGCTCAGCAACCTGGTCACCTCCGTCACCTCGGTCGTCCGGGACGGGTCGTCCTACGCGCTGCGCACCGTGCCCCGGTCCGCGCCGGACGCGGCCGCGCTGCTCACCGACCTCGGCGTGATCTGCCTGGTCGAGGTCACGATGCGGGTCGGCGTGAACACGAACCTGCGCTGCGTGAGCCGTGTCGACATCCCCGCGGACGACCTCTTCGCGGCCCCCGGCGGCACCGGCCCGAACACCGTGGAGTCGTTCCTGGCCGCGGCCGGGCGGATCGAGGTGATCTGGTTCGCGTTCACCACCCACCCGTGGCTGAAGGTGTGGAGCGTCGCGCCGGAGCAGCCGCTCGGCAGCCGGCCCGCGCTCACGCCGTACAACTACCCGTTCTCGGACAACATCCCGCGGCCGGTGGCCGAGATCGCCGGCGCGATCCTGAGCGGGCAGTACTACCTCGCGCCGGTGCTCGGGCAGCTGCAGTACACCACGTCCGCGGCCGGCCTGACCGCGTCGCTCGCGCTCGACCTATGGGGCCCGTCCAAGAACCTGCTGCTCTACATCAAGCCGACCACACTGCGCGTGCACGCGAACGGGTACGCGGTGCTGACCCGCCGCGCCGACGTGCAGTGGGTGCTGCACGCGTTCGCCACCGAGTACGAGCGCCTGCTGCACGCGTACGCGGCCGAGGGCCGGTACCCGGTCAACGGCGCGGTCGAGATCCGGGTCACCGGCCTCGACGACCCGGCCGACGCGGAGGTGCCCGGCGCGGAACCGCCGCTGCTGTCCGCCGTGACCCCGGCACCGTCGCACCCGGAGTTCGACACCGCGGTCTGGCTCGACGTGCTCACGCTGCCCGGCACCGCCCACGCGAACGCGTTCCTCGCCGACCTCGAGGCGTTCTGCTACGCCACGTTCACCGGCGAGAAAGCGCTCACCCGGGTGGAGTGGTCCAAGGGCTGGGCCTACACCGCCGCCGCACCCTGGACGAATCAGACGCTGCTGGACCGGACGATCCCGGCATCGTTCGGCCCGTCGTGGCAGCGCGCCGCGACCGAGCTGCACGCGCTCGACCCGCACGGCGTGTTCCGCAACGGCTTCACCGGCGGCCTCCTATAG
- a CDS encoding intradiol ring-cleavage dioxygenase: protein MRRTYQGRVLPKQDEEVVDQGLGFDLETLLGRRRVLRTLGLGALGLGLAACGDGGSDTPSATATTGGTSTGEIPDETAGPYPGDGSNGPDVLEQSGVVRSDIRTSFGGTGTATAEGVPMTLELTILDTANGDAPFANTAVYVWHCDRGGGYSLYSDNLTGENYLRGVQIADAAGTVTFRSIVPACYTGRWPHIHFEVYPDQASITDSTNAIATSQVALPEDMCDTVFAQTGYETSVSNLAQLTLDSDNVFGDDGGASQLATVTGDVNGGYTVALTVRVDTRTEPGGGAAPEGGAPGGGDPSGGPGGPGGPGGTPPSGMPGGPPPSGAPGA, encoded by the coding sequence ATGAGACGCACCTACCAGGGCCGGGTACTGCCCAAGCAGGACGAGGAGGTCGTCGACCAGGGGCTCGGCTTCGACCTGGAGACGCTGCTCGGGCGGCGGCGGGTGCTGCGCACGCTCGGCCTGGGCGCGCTCGGCCTCGGGCTCGCGGCCTGCGGTGACGGCGGCTCGGACACGCCGTCCGCGACGGCCACGACCGGCGGGACCAGCACCGGGGAGATCCCGGACGAGACGGCCGGGCCGTACCCCGGCGACGGCTCCAACGGGCCGGACGTGCTGGAACAGAGCGGCGTGGTCCGCTCCGACATCCGGACCAGTTTCGGCGGTACCGGCACCGCGACGGCCGAGGGCGTGCCGATGACGCTGGAACTGACGATCCTGGACACGGCGAACGGGGACGCGCCGTTCGCGAACACCGCGGTGTACGTGTGGCACTGCGACCGGGGCGGCGGCTACTCGCTCTACTCGGACAACCTGACCGGGGAGAACTACCTGCGCGGCGTGCAGATCGCGGACGCGGCCGGCACGGTGACGTTCCGCAGCATCGTGCCGGCCTGCTACACCGGGCGGTGGCCGCACATCCACTTCGAGGTCTACCCGGACCAGGCGTCGATCACCGACTCGACGAACGCGATCGCCACGTCGCAGGTGGCGCTGCCCGAGGACATGTGCGACACGGTCTTCGCACAGACCGGGTACGAGACGTCCGTGTCCAACCTGGCGCAGCTGACGCTGGACTCGGACAACGTGTTCGGCGACGACGGCGGCGCGTCCCAGCTGGCCACCGTCACCGGCGACGTGAACGGCGGGTACACGGTCGCGCTGACCGTGCGGGTGGACACCCGCACGGAGCCGGGCGGGGGAGCGGCGCCGGAGGGCGGCGCGCCGGGCGGGGGCGACCCGTCCGGTGGTCCGGGCGGCCCCGGTGGGCCGGGCGGCACCCCGCCGTCGGGCATGCCGGGTGGTCCGCCGCCGTCGGGCGCGCCCGGCGCCTGA
- a CDS encoding glycosyltransferase, which translates to MRIAMLCVGSRGDVQPMVALGVRLRRRGHDVLLAVPSDLVGLAERAGLVAVSAGVDAREFLQSADGQRLLAAGDSRRYLTALARKRAAVIGDVQDALIGAVRGADVIVASRLVEDDAAVLAEHARIPLVCLHYAPSRPNRAIAPYFVTVRRLPGPLTALLHTVAARVHWRAIAGSVNALRARLGMTPVREPTGHRLARAGTTEIQAYSRVLVPAIAGWDPYRPTVGFLGLDAATRARIGEHGTAPDLARWLDDGDPPVYLGFGSMPAVEPDRMLGMLRDLPGRVLVGAGWDVPPSRNLFVAGALDHDAVLPRCRAAVHHGGAGTTAAALRAGLPSLVCAVLGDQPFWGERLRALGAGDWLRFADLDARRLGDGIARLLAPDARESAARLAGRLAAEGDGTDRAADLVEAAARPRP; encoded by the coding sequence ATGCGAATCGCCATGCTGTGCGTCGGCAGCCGGGGAGACGTGCAGCCGATGGTGGCGCTCGGCGTGCGGCTGCGCCGGCGCGGACACGACGTGCTGCTCGCCGTACCGTCGGATCTGGTGGGTCTCGCGGAACGCGCCGGGCTGGTGGCGGTGTCCGCGGGGGTGGACGCGCGCGAGTTCCTGCAGTCCGCCGACGGCCAGCGCCTGCTCGCCGCGGGGGACTCCCGGCGATACCTGACCGCGCTGGCCCGCAAGCGCGCCGCGGTGATCGGCGACGTGCAGGACGCGCTGATCGGCGCGGTCCGCGGCGCCGACGTGATCGTGGCCAGCCGGCTGGTCGAGGACGACGCGGCCGTGCTCGCCGAGCACGCCCGGATCCCGCTGGTCTGCCTGCACTACGCGCCGTCCCGGCCGAACCGGGCGATCGCGCCCTACTTCGTGACGGTCCGCCGGCTGCCCGGCCCGCTGACCGCGCTCCTGCACACCGTGGCCGCCCGCGTGCACTGGCGGGCGATCGCCGGCAGCGTCAACGCGCTGCGGGCCCGCCTCGGGATGACGCCGGTGCGGGAACCCACCGGCCACCGCCTGGCCCGCGCCGGGACGACGGAGATCCAGGCGTACAGCCGGGTGCTGGTGCCGGCGATCGCGGGCTGGGACCCGTACCGGCCGACGGTGGGTTTTCTGGGTCTGGACGCGGCGACCCGGGCGCGGATCGGCGAACACGGCACCGCCCCGGACCTCGCCCGCTGGCTGGACGACGGCGACCCACCGGTCTACCTCGGATTCGGCAGCATGCCGGCCGTCGAGCCGGACCGGATGCTCGGCATGCTCCGTGACCTGCCGGGCCGGGTGCTGGTCGGCGCCGGATGGGACGTGCCGCCGAGCCGGAACCTGTTCGTGGCCGGCGCGCTGGACCACGACGCGGTCCTGCCGCGGTGCCGCGCGGCGGTGCACCACGGCGGTGCCGGCACGACCGCGGCCGCGCTCCGGGCCGGGCTGCCCAGCCTGGTCTGCGCGGTCCTCGGCGACCAGCCGTTCTGGGGCGAGCGGCTGCGCGCCCTCGGCGCCGGCGACTGGCTGCGCTTCGCCGACCTGGACGCGCGCCGGCTGGGCGACGGCATCGCCCGGCTGCTCGCCCCGGACGCCCGTGAGTCCGCGGCCCGGCTGGCCGGGCGGCTGGCCGCGGAGGGCGACGGCACCGATCGCGCCGCCGACCTCGTCGAGGCGGCGGCCCGGCCCCGTCCGTGA